A single region of the Pontibacter kalidii genome encodes:
- a CDS encoding FtsW/RodA/SpoVE family cell cycle protein, protein MVKQWLQNNLKGDSVLWGIVIAFSLISVAVVYSATGTLAYKKMEGNTEYFLFKHTFLILVGLAFMWMAHKIPYRFYSRLSLVALIASAPLLLITYFWGSNINEASRWITIPVINQTFQPSDLAKLALISYLASMLSKKQQFLDEWKATLLPMLGWTVFICGLIAMTNTSTAVLLFATCLLLMFIGRVPVKYLAIVVLIGVVVGGAGLAAGQRMGTAISRVQDFMDPNEVPFQLEQSYIAIATGGVVGKGPGNSDQRDILPHPYSDFIYAIILEEYGLLGGIFVLFLYLALLYRGLVTVNKSDGAFAGLLSAGLSFSLVLQGMVNMAVAVGLGPITGLPLPLLSMGGTSLIFTGISIGIILSVSRQDINEERAVGSAAVKSPLKASVNA, encoded by the coding sequence ATGGTAAAGCAGTGGTTACAGAACAACCTGAAGGGAGACTCCGTGCTGTGGGGCATCGTGATCGCGTTCTCGCTGATCAGCGTGGCCGTGGTATACTCCGCTACAGGTACCCTGGCTTACAAAAAAATGGAGGGCAACACAGAGTATTTTCTGTTTAAGCATACTTTCCTGATCCTGGTTGGCCTGGCGTTTATGTGGATGGCTCATAAGATTCCGTACCGCTTTTACTCCAGGCTGTCGCTGGTGGCCCTGATCGCCTCGGCGCCGCTGCTGCTGATCACCTACTTCTGGGGCTCCAATATTAACGAGGCCTCCCGTTGGATCACGATCCCGGTTATCAACCAAACGTTCCAGCCTTCGGATTTGGCAAAACTGGCCCTGATCTCTTACCTGGCGAGCATGCTGTCTAAAAAACAGCAATTCCTAGACGAATGGAAGGCAACGCTGCTACCGATGCTTGGCTGGACAGTGTTTATCTGTGGCCTGATCGCCATGACCAATACCTCCACGGCCGTGTTGCTTTTCGCCACGTGCCTGTTGTTGATGTTCATCGGGCGCGTGCCGGTTAAGTACCTGGCTATTGTGGTGCTGATTGGTGTTGTGGTAGGTGGAGCTGGCCTGGCAGCGGGGCAGCGCATGGGCACGGCTATTAGCCGGGTGCAGGATTTCATGGACCCGAACGAGGTGCCGTTCCAGTTGGAGCAGTCCTACATCGCCATCGCAACCGGCGGGGTGGTGGGAAAAGGCCCCGGCAACAGCGACCAGCGCGATATCCTGCCGCACCCTTACTCAGACTTTATTTACGCGATCATCCTGGAGGAGTACGGTTTGCTGGGGGGCATCTTTGTCTTGTTCTTATACCTGGCGCTGCTTTACCGCGGCCTGGTAACTGTTAATAAAAGCGATGGTGCCTTTGCCGGCCTGCTTTCGGCGGGCCTGAGCTTTAGCCTAGTGCTGCAGGGCATGGTCAACATGGCCGTTGCCGTGGGGTTAGGCCCAATTACGGGGCTGCCGCTGCCGCTGCTGAGCATGGGCGGTACCTCCCTGATCTTTACCGGCATCTCCATCGGGATTATCCTTAGCGTGAGCCGCCAGGATATAAACGAGGAGCGCGCTGTCGGTTCAGCAGCTGTGAAATCACCCTTAAAAGCATCCGTAAATGCCTAG
- the murD gene encoding UDP-N-acetylmuramoyl-L-alanine--D-glutamate ligase, with product MKIAVLGAGESGVGAALLAKAKGLEVFVSDKGEIKEQYKAKLATAAIPFEEGNHTLETILNADEIIKSPGIPDKAAVIQEAAKKQIPVISEIEFAGRYTDAKFICITGTNGKTTTTLLTYHLLKNAGINVGLAGNIGESLAEKVIDNKHDYYVVELSSFQLDNMYQFRAHMAVLTNITPDHLDRYEYSMEKYAASKLRVARNMSGADFFLFNADDENISKAFDSASFGGTTIPFSLKGAKDAKVYFEGSKIKVTARFYEGTVDTSKSGLIGKHNQYNTMAAVAVAKLMGVEDSQIEQALETFENADHRLQLVGIAKEVSYINDSKATNVEAVWYALEGIKQPIIWIAGGVDKGNDYQTLIELAREKVKVLVCLGKDNEKLKEAFGRVVPIIAETTSIEYAVRLSRSLATPGDVVLLSPACASFDLFDNYEHRGQRFKEAVEKIVLKK from the coding sequence ATGAAGATAGCGGTACTAGGAGCAGGAGAAAGCGGAGTAGGAGCGGCTTTGCTGGCAAAGGCAAAGGGGCTGGAGGTATTCGTGTCTGATAAAGGTGAGATCAAGGAGCAGTACAAGGCCAAGCTGGCCACTGCTGCCATTCCATTCGAAGAGGGAAATCATACTTTAGAAACCATACTCAACGCTGATGAAATCATTAAAAGTCCTGGCATTCCTGATAAGGCTGCAGTTATCCAAGAGGCAGCCAAGAAACAGATTCCTGTAATATCAGAGATCGAGTTTGCCGGCCGGTACACCGATGCCAAGTTCATCTGCATTACGGGCACTAACGGCAAAACCACGACCACGCTGCTCACTTACCACCTGCTCAAGAACGCAGGTATCAACGTTGGGTTGGCGGGTAACATCGGGGAGAGCCTGGCCGAGAAGGTGATCGATAACAAGCACGACTATTACGTGGTGGAGCTGAGCAGCTTCCAGCTCGACAACATGTACCAGTTTAGAGCGCATATGGCGGTGCTAACCAACATCACCCCCGACCACCTGGACCGCTACGAGTACAGCATGGAGAAGTATGCCGCCTCTAAGTTGCGGGTGGCCCGGAACATGTCCGGAGCCGATTTCTTCCTGTTCAACGCCGATGATGAGAACATCAGCAAGGCGTTTGACTCGGCCAGTTTCGGAGGCACCACCATTCCCTTCTCCCTCAAGGGGGCAAAGGACGCCAAAGTATACTTCGAGGGAAGCAAGATAAAAGTAACTGCCAGGTTCTATGAGGGGACCGTGGATACGTCCAAGTCGGGCCTGATCGGTAAGCACAACCAGTACAACACCATGGCGGCAGTAGCCGTGGCCAAGCTGATGGGTGTGGAGGATAGCCAGATTGAACAGGCGTTGGAGACCTTCGAGAACGCGGACCACCGGCTGCAGCTGGTAGGTATAGCCAAGGAGGTGAGCTACATCAACGACTCTAAGGCTACTAATGTGGAGGCCGTATGGTACGCGCTGGAAGGCATCAAGCAGCCGATCATCTGGATTGCCGGCGGGGTGGACAAAGGCAACGACTATCAAACGCTGATCGAGCTGGCCCGGGAGAAAGTAAAGGTGCTGGTTTGCCTGGGCAAGGATAACGAGAAACTGAAGGAGGCCTTCGGCCGCGTGGTGCCGATCATTGCCGAGACAACATCGATAGAGTATGCCGTGCGCCTGAGCCGCTCGTTGGCCACGCCCGGGGATGTGGTGCTGTTGTCGCCGGCCTGCGCCAGCTTCGACCTTTTTGACAATTACGAACACCGGGGACAGCGCTTTAAGGAGGCTGTGGAGAAAATAGTGCTGAAGAAGTAA
- the mraY gene encoding phospho-N-acetylmuramoyl-pentapeptide-transferase, with protein sequence MLYHLFTYLDREFDFVGAGVFQYISFRAGMATLVSLLIAMIFGGRLIKVLQRKQVGESIRDLGLEGQMEKKGTPTMGGLIILLAILVPVLLFARLDNVYVQLMIVSTVWLGMIGFLDDYIKVFKKNKEGLAGRFKILGQIGLGLIVGLTLYFNDDVVVRQYMFADGSTSAVNASGQYMDVHSMITTIPFRKNNELDYCNLFAFAGPLFAGWSCYLYIPFVILVITAVSNGANITDGIDGLAAGTSAIIGLTLAIFAWVSGNTIFADYLDIMFIPNSGELAIFSLAFVGACVGFLWYNTYPAQVFMGDTGSLAIGGIIAVLALIVRKELLIPILCGIFLIENLSVMLQVSYFKYTKKKYGEGRRIFKMSPLHHHYQKLGYHESKIVGRFWIVGIMLAILTLATLKLR encoded by the coding sequence ATGCTTTATCACCTTTTTACATACCTCGACCGTGAGTTCGACTTCGTCGGAGCTGGCGTGTTTCAGTACATTTCCTTCCGGGCAGGTATGGCCACACTTGTATCGCTGCTGATTGCCATGATCTTTGGTGGCAGGCTGATCAAAGTGCTGCAGCGCAAGCAGGTGGGCGAGTCTATCCGCGACCTGGGGCTGGAGGGACAGATGGAGAAGAAGGGTACCCCCACCATGGGCGGCCTGATCATCCTGCTGGCCATCCTGGTGCCGGTGCTGCTGTTTGCCCGCCTCGACAACGTGTACGTGCAGCTGATGATCGTCTCCACCGTGTGGCTCGGAATGATCGGCTTTCTGGACGATTACATCAAGGTATTCAAGAAGAACAAGGAGGGCCTGGCTGGCCGCTTCAAGATTCTGGGCCAAATCGGCTTGGGCCTGATCGTGGGCCTGACGCTATACTTTAACGATGATGTGGTGGTGCGCCAGTACATGTTTGCCGACGGTTCCACCTCCGCTGTGAATGCCTCTGGCCAGTATATGGATGTGCACAGCATGATCACCACCATTCCATTCCGCAAGAACAACGAGCTGGACTATTGCAACCTGTTTGCGTTTGCCGGTCCGCTTTTCGCAGGATGGTCCTGCTACCTCTACATCCCTTTTGTGATCCTGGTGATCACAGCGGTGTCAAACGGCGCGAACATCACCGACGGCATTGACGGTCTGGCGGCGGGTACTTCTGCCATTATCGGCCTTACGCTGGCGATTTTTGCCTGGGTATCCGGTAACACCATTTTTGCCGATTACCTGGACATCATGTTCATCCCGAATTCCGGTGAGCTGGCCATATTCTCGCTGGCCTTTGTGGGAGCCTGTGTGGGCTTCCTGTGGTACAACACTTACCCGGCGCAGGTATTCATGGGCGATACGGGCAGTCTGGCCATTGGCGGCATCATTGCGGTGCTGGCCCTGATCGTGCGCAAGGAACTGCTCATCCCTATACTTTGTGGCATCTTCCTGATAGAGAACCTGTCGGTGATGCTGCAGGTGAGCTACTTTAAGTATACTAAAAAGAAGTATGGTGAAGGCCGTCGCATCTTCAAGATGTCGCCGCTGCACCATCATTACCAGAAACTGGGTTACCATGAGTCGAAGATTGTGGGCCGCTTCTGGATCGTGGGCATCATGCTCGCCATCCTGACGCTGGCAACGTTGAAATTGAGATAG
- a CDS encoding UDP-N-acetylmuramoyl-L-alanyl-D-glutamate--2,6-diaminopimelate ligase, with amino-acid sequence MQLLQDILQNVNVLSTHGPLDVPVQGITFDSRQVREGVLFVAVRGVQADGHAFIPKAEEASAVAIVCEELPQELRQSMIYVQVQDSAQALGQLASAFYGHPSRKLQLVGVTGTNGKTTSVTLLHKLFRELGYHVGLISTVQNQIDEEVIPSTHTTPDAVKLNELLAQMVKAGCTHAFMEVSSHAMVQQRVAGITFAGGVFTNITHDHLDYHGTFDEYIKAKKGFFDMLSKKAFALVNADDKRGPVMVQNTKASAHFYALRKVVEFKGRIIDNTIQGLHLEVDGREIWAKLIGTFNAYNLLAAYGVGVLLGEDPTETLTILSSLNSAAGRFDYIVSDSQITGIVDYAHTPDALENVLNTIQQIRDPNQKVITLVGCGGNRDAAKRPVMADIACRLSDKVILTSDNPRFEEPQVILEDMQKGVKPIDYKKTLSVLDRKEAIKTACMLAEPNDIILVAGKGHETYQEIKGVKYDFDDKQILREMFRQLGK; translated from the coding sequence ATGCAGCTACTGCAGGACATACTACAGAATGTAAACGTGCTCAGCACCCACGGCCCGCTTGATGTGCCGGTGCAGGGCATCACCTTCGATTCGCGCCAGGTGCGGGAGGGGGTGCTGTTTGTGGCGGTGCGCGGGGTGCAGGCTGATGGCCATGCGTTCATACCCAAGGCGGAGGAGGCAAGTGCTGTCGCCATAGTATGCGAGGAACTGCCGCAGGAGCTAAGGCAAAGTATGATCTATGTGCAGGTGCAAGACTCGGCCCAGGCGCTGGGGCAACTGGCTTCGGCCTTCTATGGCCATCCATCCAGAAAGCTGCAGCTGGTAGGCGTGACGGGCACAAATGGGAAGACCACCTCGGTAACCTTGCTGCACAAGCTGTTCCGCGAACTGGGGTATCACGTGGGCCTGATCTCCACGGTGCAAAACCAGATCGATGAGGAGGTGATCCCTTCTACACACACCACACCGGATGCCGTGAAGCTGAACGAGCTGCTGGCGCAGATGGTGAAAGCCGGTTGCACGCACGCTTTTATGGAGGTGAGTTCCCACGCCATGGTGCAACAAAGGGTGGCAGGCATTACGTTTGCCGGTGGCGTTTTTACCAACATCACCCACGACCACCTGGATTACCACGGCACCTTTGATGAATATATCAAGGCTAAAAAGGGTTTCTTTGACATGTTGTCGAAAAAGGCTTTTGCCCTGGTGAACGCCGACGACAAGCGCGGGCCGGTAATGGTACAAAACACGAAAGCCAGCGCCCATTTTTATGCTTTACGCAAGGTGGTGGAGTTCAAGGGGCGCATCATTGATAATACTATTCAGGGATTACACTTGGAGGTGGATGGGCGTGAGATCTGGGCTAAGCTCATCGGAACGTTCAATGCTTACAACCTGCTGGCCGCTTACGGGGTGGGGGTGCTGCTGGGCGAGGACCCGACGGAGACGCTGACCATACTTTCGAGCCTGAATTCTGCTGCCGGACGTTTTGACTACATCGTGTCTGATTCGCAAATAACTGGGATTGTGGATTATGCCCATACGCCGGATGCACTTGAGAACGTGCTGAACACGATACAGCAGATCCGGGACCCGAACCAGAAAGTGATAACGCTGGTGGGTTGCGGCGGGAACCGCGATGCGGCCAAGCGCCCGGTGATGGCAGATATTGCCTGCCGCCTTAGCGACAAAGTTATACTTACCTCCGACAATCCGCGCTTCGAGGAGCCGCAGGTTATATTGGAGGATATGCAGAAAGGGGTAAAACCGATCGATTATAAGAAAACGCTATCGGTGCTGGACCGTAAGGAGGCCATTAAAACAGCCTGCATGCTGGCCGAGCCGAACGATATCATACTTGTTGCCGGCAAGGGACACGAGACCTACCAGGAGATCAAAGGGGTGAAGTATGACTTTGACGATAAACAGATTTTACGCGAGATGTTCCGGCAGCTCGGAAAGTAA